In Megalobrama amblycephala isolate DHTTF-2021 linkage group LG10, ASM1881202v1, whole genome shotgun sequence, one DNA window encodes the following:
- the klc1a gene encoding kinesin light chain 1 isoform X5: MREDMSSVVCVKETEGQGDPGEKLSQDELLCRTREVMQGLEALRAEHQAILEGLMGTLRCLKQSQEGRAVEEKTAMIQRSMEMLELGLSEAQVMMALSGHLSAVEAEKQKLRAQVRRLCQENQWLRDELAGTQQRLQKSEQSVAQLEEEKKHLEFMNQLKKYDQDLSPSDDKDSDSSRETLDDLFPDEQDEPGPGIQPPHSSAVAAAQQGGYEIPARLRTLHNLVIQYASQGRYEVAVPLCKQALEDLEKTSGHDHPDVATMLNILALVYRDQNKYKEAANLLNDALAIREKTLGKDHPAVAATLNNLAVLYGKRGKYKEAEPLCKRALEIREKVLGKDHPDVAKQLNNLALLCQNQGKYEEVEYYYQRALEIYQTKLGPDDPNVAKTKNNLASCYLKQGKFKQAETLYKEILTRAHEREFGSVDDENKPIWMHAEEREEQSKGKQKDGSPFGEYGGWYKACKVDSPTVTTTLKNLGALYRRQGKFEAAETLEEAALRSRKQGLDTAHKQRVAEVLGDPEVREKQRSRESLTSDTVKYESGPDGGEEV, translated from the exons ATGCGTGAGGACATGTCGAGCGTGGTGTGTGTGAAGGAGACAGAGGGGCAGGGGGACCCCGGCGAGAAGCTGTCCCAAGACGAGCTGCTATGTCGGACACGGGAGGTCATGCAGGGGCTGGAGGCGCTCCGTGCAGAACATCAGGCCATCCTGGAGGGGCTGATGGGGACCTTGCGCTGCCTCAAACAAAGCCAGGAGGGTCGTGCTGTTGAGGAGAAGACAGCCATGATCCAACGCTCCATGGAAATGCTGGAGCTGGGCCTTAGCGAAGCACAG GTGATGATGGCTCTGTCAGGGCACCTGAGCGCAGTGGAGGCAGAGAAACAGAAGCTTCGAGCACAG GTGCGGAGGCTGTGTCAGGAGAACCAGTGGCTGAGGGATGAGCTGGCAGGGACCCAGCAGCGGCTGCAGAAGAGTGAGCAGAGTGTGGCCCAGCTGGAGGAGGAGAAGAAACATCTGGAGTTTATGAATCAGCTCAAGAAATATGACCAGGACCTCAGCCCATCA GATGATAAGGACTCTGATTCCAGTAGGGAGACACTGGATGATCTTTTTCCAGATGAGCAGGATGAGCCGGGTCCTGGCA tccAGCCTCCTCACAGCAGTGCAGTGGCAGCAGCGCAGCAGGGCGGTTATGAGATCCCCGCTCGTCTCCGAACCCTCCACAACCTGGTGATCCAGTACGCCTCACAGGGCAGGTATGAGGTGGCTGTTCCTCTCTGCAAACAGGCTCTGGAGGATCTAGAGAAAACATCTGGACACGATCATCCCGATGTAGCCACCATGCTGAACATTCTCGCCCTCGTTTACAG GGACCAGAATAAATACAAAGAGGCAGCAAACCTCCTTAACGATGCATTGGCCATTAGAGAGAAGACCCTGGGCAAAGACCACCCTGCG GTGGCTGCCACTCTGAACAACCTGGCTGTTCTTTATGGCAAACGAGGGAAGTACAAGGAAGCAGAGCCTCTGTGTAAAAGGGCACTGGAGATCAGAGAGAAG gTGCTGGGGAAGGACCACCCTGATGTTGCTAAGCAGCTGAATAATCTGGCCTTGCTGTGTCAGAACCAAGGCAAGTATGAAGAGGTGGAATACTACTACCAGAGAGCCCTGGAGATCTACCAGACCAAACTGGGCCCTGACGACCCCAATGTGGCCAAGACCAAAAACAACCTG gcTTCATGCTATCTGAAACAGGGGAAATTTAAGCAGGCAGAGACTCTGTATAAAGAGATCCTGACCAGAGCCCATGAGAGAGAGTTTGGCTCTGTAGACg ATGAAAATAAACCCATCTGGATGCATGCAGAGGAGAGAGAAGAGCAGAGCAAG GGCAAGCAGAAGGATGGCTCTCCGTTTGGAGAGTATGGTGGCTGGTACAAGGCCTGTAAAGTAGACAG CCCCACTGTGACGACCACGTTGAAGAATCTTGGCGCTCTCTACAGGAGACAGGGCAAGTTTGAGGCTGCAGAGACCCTTGAGGAGGCGGCTCTGCGCTCCAGAAAACAG GGTCTGGACACGGCGCATAAGCAGCGTGTGGCGGAAGTGCTGGGAGACCCTGAAGTACGAGAGAAGCAGCGGAGCCGTGAGAGCCTGACCTCTGACACGGTGAAGTACGAAAGCGGCCCTGACGGAGGAGAGGAA GTATAA
- the klc1a gene encoding kinesin light chain 1 isoform X2, which produces MREDMSSVVCVKETEGQGDPGEKLSQDELLCRTREVMQGLEALRAEHQAILEGLMGTLRCLKQSQEGRAVEEKTAMIQRSMEMLELGLSEAQVMMALSGHLSAVEAEKQKLRAQVRRLCQENQWLRDELAGTQQRLQKSEQSVAQLEEEKKHLEFMNQLKKYDQDLSPSDDKDSDSSRETLDDLFPDEQDEPGPGIQPPHSSAVAAAQQGGYEIPARLRTLHNLVIQYASQGRYEVAVPLCKQALEDLEKTSGHDHPDVATMLNILALVYRDQNKYKEAANLLNDALAIREKTLGKDHPAVAATLNNLAVLYGKRGKYKEAEPLCKRALEIREKVLGKDHPDVAKQLNNLALLCQNQGKYEEVEYYYQRALEIYQTKLGPDDPNVAKTKNNLASCYLKQGKFKQAETLYKEILTRAHEREFGSVDDENKPIWMHAEEREEQSKGKQKDGSPFGEYGGWYKACKVDSPTVTTTLKNLGALYRRQGKFEAAETLEEAALRSRKQGLDTAHKQRVAEVLGDPEVREKQRSRESLTSDTVKYESGPDGGEEDGSGSLKRSGSFSKLRASIRRSSEKLVRKLKGGGLRENEPKNPGMKRASSLGVLNVPDKPVGELKERNYRLRQMRDLSSSHTDLAH; this is translated from the exons ATGCGTGAGGACATGTCGAGCGTGGTGTGTGTGAAGGAGACAGAGGGGCAGGGGGACCCCGGCGAGAAGCTGTCCCAAGACGAGCTGCTATGTCGGACACGGGAGGTCATGCAGGGGCTGGAGGCGCTCCGTGCAGAACATCAGGCCATCCTGGAGGGGCTGATGGGGACCTTGCGCTGCCTCAAACAAAGCCAGGAGGGTCGTGCTGTTGAGGAGAAGACAGCCATGATCCAACGCTCCATGGAAATGCTGGAGCTGGGCCTTAGCGAAGCACAG GTGATGATGGCTCTGTCAGGGCACCTGAGCGCAGTGGAGGCAGAGAAACAGAAGCTTCGAGCACAG GTGCGGAGGCTGTGTCAGGAGAACCAGTGGCTGAGGGATGAGCTGGCAGGGACCCAGCAGCGGCTGCAGAAGAGTGAGCAGAGTGTGGCCCAGCTGGAGGAGGAGAAGAAACATCTGGAGTTTATGAATCAGCTCAAGAAATATGACCAGGACCTCAGCCCATCA GATGATAAGGACTCTGATTCCAGTAGGGAGACACTGGATGATCTTTTTCCAGATGAGCAGGATGAGCCGGGTCCTGGCA tccAGCCTCCTCACAGCAGTGCAGTGGCAGCAGCGCAGCAGGGCGGTTATGAGATCCCCGCTCGTCTCCGAACCCTCCACAACCTGGTGATCCAGTACGCCTCACAGGGCAGGTATGAGGTGGCTGTTCCTCTCTGCAAACAGGCTCTGGAGGATCTAGAGAAAACATCTGGACACGATCATCCCGATGTAGCCACCATGCTGAACATTCTCGCCCTCGTTTACAG GGACCAGAATAAATACAAAGAGGCAGCAAACCTCCTTAACGATGCATTGGCCATTAGAGAGAAGACCCTGGGCAAAGACCACCCTGCG GTGGCTGCCACTCTGAACAACCTGGCTGTTCTTTATGGCAAACGAGGGAAGTACAAGGAAGCAGAGCCTCTGTGTAAAAGGGCACTGGAGATCAGAGAGAAG gTGCTGGGGAAGGACCACCCTGATGTTGCTAAGCAGCTGAATAATCTGGCCTTGCTGTGTCAGAACCAAGGCAAGTATGAAGAGGTGGAATACTACTACCAGAGAGCCCTGGAGATCTACCAGACCAAACTGGGCCCTGACGACCCCAATGTGGCCAAGACCAAAAACAACCTG gcTTCATGCTATCTGAAACAGGGGAAATTTAAGCAGGCAGAGACTCTGTATAAAGAGATCCTGACCAGAGCCCATGAGAGAGAGTTTGGCTCTGTAGACg ATGAAAATAAACCCATCTGGATGCATGCAGAGGAGAGAGAAGAGCAGAGCAAG GGCAAGCAGAAGGATGGCTCTCCGTTTGGAGAGTATGGTGGCTGGTACAAGGCCTGTAAAGTAGACAG CCCCACTGTGACGACCACGTTGAAGAATCTTGGCGCTCTCTACAGGAGACAGGGCAAGTTTGAGGCTGCAGAGACCCTTGAGGAGGCGGCTCTGCGCTCCAGAAAACAG GGTCTGGACACGGCGCATAAGCAGCGTGTGGCGGAAGTGCTGGGAGACCCTGAAGTACGAGAGAAGCAGCGGAGCCGTGAGAGCCTGACCTCTGACACGGTGAAGTACGAAAGCGGCCCTGACGGAGGAGAGGAA GACGGCTCGGGCTCGTTGAAGCGCAGCGGTTCCTTTAGTAAACTACGAGCTTCTATCCGACGCAGCAGTGAGAAACTGGTCCGCAAGCTCAAAGGAGGAGGCTTACGAGAAAACGAACCCAAAAATCCTGG
- the klc1a gene encoding kinesin light chain 1 isoform X1: protein MREDMSSVVCVKETEGQGDPGEKLSQDELLCRTREVMQGLEALRAEHQAILEGLMGTLRCLKQSQEGRAVEEKTAMIQRSMEMLELGLSEAQVMMALSGHLSAVEAEKQKLRAQVRRLCQENQWLRDELAGTQQRLQKSEQSVAQLEEEKKHLEFMNQLKKYDQDLSPSDDKDSDSSRETLDDLFPDEQDEPGPGIQPPHSSAVAAAQQGGYEIPARLRTLHNLVIQYASQGRYEVAVPLCKQALEDLEKTSGHDHPDVATMLNILALVYRDQNKYKEAANLLNDALAIREKTLGKDHPAVAATLNNLAVLYGKRGKYKEAEPLCKRALEIREKVLGKDHPDVAKQLNNLALLCQNQGKYEEVEYYYQRALEIYQTKLGPDDPNVAKTKNNLASCYLKQGKFKQAETLYKEILTRAHEREFGSVDDENKPIWMHAEEREEQSKGKQKDGSPFGEYGGWYKACKVDSPTVTTTLKNLGALYRRQGKFEAAETLEEAALRSRKQGLDTAHKQRVAEVLGDPEVREKQRSRESLTSDTVKYESGPDGGEEVSMSVEWNGDGSGSLKRSGSFSKLRASIRRSSEKLVRKLKGGGLRENEPKNPGMKRASSLGVLNVPDKPVGELKERNYRLRQMRDLSSSHTDLAH, encoded by the exons ATGCGTGAGGACATGTCGAGCGTGGTGTGTGTGAAGGAGACAGAGGGGCAGGGGGACCCCGGCGAGAAGCTGTCCCAAGACGAGCTGCTATGTCGGACACGGGAGGTCATGCAGGGGCTGGAGGCGCTCCGTGCAGAACATCAGGCCATCCTGGAGGGGCTGATGGGGACCTTGCGCTGCCTCAAACAAAGCCAGGAGGGTCGTGCTGTTGAGGAGAAGACAGCCATGATCCAACGCTCCATGGAAATGCTGGAGCTGGGCCTTAGCGAAGCACAG GTGATGATGGCTCTGTCAGGGCACCTGAGCGCAGTGGAGGCAGAGAAACAGAAGCTTCGAGCACAG GTGCGGAGGCTGTGTCAGGAGAACCAGTGGCTGAGGGATGAGCTGGCAGGGACCCAGCAGCGGCTGCAGAAGAGTGAGCAGAGTGTGGCCCAGCTGGAGGAGGAGAAGAAACATCTGGAGTTTATGAATCAGCTCAAGAAATATGACCAGGACCTCAGCCCATCA GATGATAAGGACTCTGATTCCAGTAGGGAGACACTGGATGATCTTTTTCCAGATGAGCAGGATGAGCCGGGTCCTGGCA tccAGCCTCCTCACAGCAGTGCAGTGGCAGCAGCGCAGCAGGGCGGTTATGAGATCCCCGCTCGTCTCCGAACCCTCCACAACCTGGTGATCCAGTACGCCTCACAGGGCAGGTATGAGGTGGCTGTTCCTCTCTGCAAACAGGCTCTGGAGGATCTAGAGAAAACATCTGGACACGATCATCCCGATGTAGCCACCATGCTGAACATTCTCGCCCTCGTTTACAG GGACCAGAATAAATACAAAGAGGCAGCAAACCTCCTTAACGATGCATTGGCCATTAGAGAGAAGACCCTGGGCAAAGACCACCCTGCG GTGGCTGCCACTCTGAACAACCTGGCTGTTCTTTATGGCAAACGAGGGAAGTACAAGGAAGCAGAGCCTCTGTGTAAAAGGGCACTGGAGATCAGAGAGAAG gTGCTGGGGAAGGACCACCCTGATGTTGCTAAGCAGCTGAATAATCTGGCCTTGCTGTGTCAGAACCAAGGCAAGTATGAAGAGGTGGAATACTACTACCAGAGAGCCCTGGAGATCTACCAGACCAAACTGGGCCCTGACGACCCCAATGTGGCCAAGACCAAAAACAACCTG gcTTCATGCTATCTGAAACAGGGGAAATTTAAGCAGGCAGAGACTCTGTATAAAGAGATCCTGACCAGAGCCCATGAGAGAGAGTTTGGCTCTGTAGACg ATGAAAATAAACCCATCTGGATGCATGCAGAGGAGAGAGAAGAGCAGAGCAAG GGCAAGCAGAAGGATGGCTCTCCGTTTGGAGAGTATGGTGGCTGGTACAAGGCCTGTAAAGTAGACAG CCCCACTGTGACGACCACGTTGAAGAATCTTGGCGCTCTCTACAGGAGACAGGGCAAGTTTGAGGCTGCAGAGACCCTTGAGGAGGCGGCTCTGCGCTCCAGAAAACAG GGTCTGGACACGGCGCATAAGCAGCGTGTGGCGGAAGTGCTGGGAGACCCTGAAGTACGAGAGAAGCAGCGGAGCCGTGAGAGCCTGACCTCTGACACGGTGAAGTACGAAAGCGGCCCTGACGGAGGAGAGGAAGTGAGTATGAGCGTGGAGTGGAACGGG GACGGCTCGGGCTCGTTGAAGCGCAGCGGTTCCTTTAGTAAACTACGAGCTTCTATCCGACGCAGCAGTGAGAAACTGGTCCGCAAGCTCAAAGGAGGAGGCTTACGAGAAAACGAACCCAAAAATCCTGG
- the klc1a gene encoding kinesin light chain 1 isoform X4, whose product MREDMSSVVCVKETEGQGDPGEKLSQDELLCRTREVMQGLEALRAEHQAILEGLMGTLRCLKQSQEGRAVEEKTAMIQRSMEMLELGLSEAQVMMALSGHLSAVEAEKQKLRAQVRRLCQENQWLRDELAGTQQRLQKSEQSVAQLEEEKKHLEFMNQLKKYDQDLSPSDDKDSDSSRETLDDLFPDEQDEPGPGIQPPHSSAVAAAQQGGYEIPARLRTLHNLVIQYASQGRYEVAVPLCKQALEDLEKTSGHDHPDVATMLNILALVYRDQNKYKEAANLLNDALAIREKTLGKDHPAVAATLNNLAVLYGKRGKYKEAEPLCKRALEIREKVLGKDHPDVAKQLNNLALLCQNQGKYEEVEYYYQRALEIYQTKLGPDDPNVAKTKNNLASCYLKQGKFKQAETLYKEILTRAHEREFGSVDDENKPIWMHAEEREEQSKGKQKDGSPFGEYGGWYKACKVDSPTVTTTLKNLGALYRRQGKFEAAETLEEAALRSRKQGLDTAHKQRVAEVLGDPEVREKQRSRESLTSDTVKYESGPDGGEEVSMSVEWNGDGSGSLKRSGSFSKLRASIRRSSEKLVRKLKGGGLRENEPKNPGNEIIV is encoded by the exons ATGCGTGAGGACATGTCGAGCGTGGTGTGTGTGAAGGAGACAGAGGGGCAGGGGGACCCCGGCGAGAAGCTGTCCCAAGACGAGCTGCTATGTCGGACACGGGAGGTCATGCAGGGGCTGGAGGCGCTCCGTGCAGAACATCAGGCCATCCTGGAGGGGCTGATGGGGACCTTGCGCTGCCTCAAACAAAGCCAGGAGGGTCGTGCTGTTGAGGAGAAGACAGCCATGATCCAACGCTCCATGGAAATGCTGGAGCTGGGCCTTAGCGAAGCACAG GTGATGATGGCTCTGTCAGGGCACCTGAGCGCAGTGGAGGCAGAGAAACAGAAGCTTCGAGCACAG GTGCGGAGGCTGTGTCAGGAGAACCAGTGGCTGAGGGATGAGCTGGCAGGGACCCAGCAGCGGCTGCAGAAGAGTGAGCAGAGTGTGGCCCAGCTGGAGGAGGAGAAGAAACATCTGGAGTTTATGAATCAGCTCAAGAAATATGACCAGGACCTCAGCCCATCA GATGATAAGGACTCTGATTCCAGTAGGGAGACACTGGATGATCTTTTTCCAGATGAGCAGGATGAGCCGGGTCCTGGCA tccAGCCTCCTCACAGCAGTGCAGTGGCAGCAGCGCAGCAGGGCGGTTATGAGATCCCCGCTCGTCTCCGAACCCTCCACAACCTGGTGATCCAGTACGCCTCACAGGGCAGGTATGAGGTGGCTGTTCCTCTCTGCAAACAGGCTCTGGAGGATCTAGAGAAAACATCTGGACACGATCATCCCGATGTAGCCACCATGCTGAACATTCTCGCCCTCGTTTACAG GGACCAGAATAAATACAAAGAGGCAGCAAACCTCCTTAACGATGCATTGGCCATTAGAGAGAAGACCCTGGGCAAAGACCACCCTGCG GTGGCTGCCACTCTGAACAACCTGGCTGTTCTTTATGGCAAACGAGGGAAGTACAAGGAAGCAGAGCCTCTGTGTAAAAGGGCACTGGAGATCAGAGAGAAG gTGCTGGGGAAGGACCACCCTGATGTTGCTAAGCAGCTGAATAATCTGGCCTTGCTGTGTCAGAACCAAGGCAAGTATGAAGAGGTGGAATACTACTACCAGAGAGCCCTGGAGATCTACCAGACCAAACTGGGCCCTGACGACCCCAATGTGGCCAAGACCAAAAACAACCTG gcTTCATGCTATCTGAAACAGGGGAAATTTAAGCAGGCAGAGACTCTGTATAAAGAGATCCTGACCAGAGCCCATGAGAGAGAGTTTGGCTCTGTAGACg ATGAAAATAAACCCATCTGGATGCATGCAGAGGAGAGAGAAGAGCAGAGCAAG GGCAAGCAGAAGGATGGCTCTCCGTTTGGAGAGTATGGTGGCTGGTACAAGGCCTGTAAAGTAGACAG CCCCACTGTGACGACCACGTTGAAGAATCTTGGCGCTCTCTACAGGAGACAGGGCAAGTTTGAGGCTGCAGAGACCCTTGAGGAGGCGGCTCTGCGCTCCAGAAAACAG GGTCTGGACACGGCGCATAAGCAGCGTGTGGCGGAAGTGCTGGGAGACCCTGAAGTACGAGAGAAGCAGCGGAGCCGTGAGAGCCTGACCTCTGACACGGTGAAGTACGAAAGCGGCCCTGACGGAGGAGAGGAAGTGAGTATGAGCGTGGAGTGGAACGGG GACGGCTCGGGCTCGTTGAAGCGCAGCGGTTCCTTTAGTAAACTACGAGCTTCTATCCGACGCAGCAGTGAGAAACTGGTCCGCAAGCTCAAAGGAGGAGGCTTACGAGAAAACGAACCCAAAAATCCTGG
- the klc1a gene encoding kinesin light chain 1 isoform X6: MREDMSSVVCVKETEGQGDPGEKLSQDELLCRTREVMQGLEALRAEHQAILEGLMGTLRCLKQSQEGRAVEEKTAMIQRSMEMLELGLSEAQVMMALSGHLSAVEAEKQKLRAQVRRLCQENQWLRDELAGTQQRLQKSEQSVAQLEEEKKHLEFMNQLKKYDQDLSPSDDKDSDSSRETLDDLFPDEQDEPGPGIQPPHSSAVAAAQQGGYEIPARLRTLHNLVIQYASQGRYEVAVPLCKQALEDLEKTSGHDHPDVATMLNILALVYRDQNKYKEAANLLNDALAIREKTLGKDHPAVRTCPALISVLSTLQGKTVCLCCVTSVAQFSAEVRYFNTFYRSVFCFILYLLPGCFLKLESG; the protein is encoded by the exons ATGCGTGAGGACATGTCGAGCGTGGTGTGTGTGAAGGAGACAGAGGGGCAGGGGGACCCCGGCGAGAAGCTGTCCCAAGACGAGCTGCTATGTCGGACACGGGAGGTCATGCAGGGGCTGGAGGCGCTCCGTGCAGAACATCAGGCCATCCTGGAGGGGCTGATGGGGACCTTGCGCTGCCTCAAACAAAGCCAGGAGGGTCGTGCTGTTGAGGAGAAGACAGCCATGATCCAACGCTCCATGGAAATGCTGGAGCTGGGCCTTAGCGAAGCACAG GTGATGATGGCTCTGTCAGGGCACCTGAGCGCAGTGGAGGCAGAGAAACAGAAGCTTCGAGCACAG GTGCGGAGGCTGTGTCAGGAGAACCAGTGGCTGAGGGATGAGCTGGCAGGGACCCAGCAGCGGCTGCAGAAGAGTGAGCAGAGTGTGGCCCAGCTGGAGGAGGAGAAGAAACATCTGGAGTTTATGAATCAGCTCAAGAAATATGACCAGGACCTCAGCCCATCA GATGATAAGGACTCTGATTCCAGTAGGGAGACACTGGATGATCTTTTTCCAGATGAGCAGGATGAGCCGGGTCCTGGCA tccAGCCTCCTCACAGCAGTGCAGTGGCAGCAGCGCAGCAGGGCGGTTATGAGATCCCCGCTCGTCTCCGAACCCTCCACAACCTGGTGATCCAGTACGCCTCACAGGGCAGGTATGAGGTGGCTGTTCCTCTCTGCAAACAGGCTCTGGAGGATCTAGAGAAAACATCTGGACACGATCATCCCGATGTAGCCACCATGCTGAACATTCTCGCCCTCGTTTACAG GGACCAGAATAAATACAAAGAGGCAGCAAACCTCCTTAACGATGCATTGGCCATTAGAGAGAAGACCCTGGGCAAAGACCACCCTGCGGTAAGAACCTGTCCTGCTCTCATCAGTGTGCTCTCCACATTACAGGGGAAAACAGTCtgtctgtgctgtgt GACCAGCGTCGCACAATTCTCTGCAGAGGTTAGATACTTTAACACCTTTTATAGATCTGTCTTCTGTTTCATTCTTTATCTTCTACCTGGCTGTTTCCTAAAACTGGAATCTGGATGA
- the klc1a gene encoding kinesin light chain 1 isoform X3: MREDMSSVVCVKETEGQGDPGEKLSQDELLCRTREVMQGLEALRAEHQAILEGLMGTLRCLKQSQEGRAVEEKTAMIQRSMEMLELGLSEAQVMMALSGHLSAVEAEKQKLRAQVRRLCQENQWLRDELAGTQQRLQKSEQSVAQLEEEKKHLEFMNQLKKYDQDLSPSDDKDSDSSRETLDDLFPDEQDEPGPGIQPPHSSAVAAAQQGGYEIPARLRTLHNLVIQYASQGRYEVAVPLCKQALEDLEKTSGHDHPDVATMLNILALVYRDQNKYKEAANLLNDALAIREKTLGKDHPAVAATLNNLAVLYGKRGKYKEAEPLCKRALEIREKVLGKDHPDVAKQLNNLALLCQNQGKYEEVEYYYQRALEIYQTKLGPDDPNVAKTKNNLASCYLKQGKFKQAETLYKEILTRAHEREFGSVDDENKPIWMHAEEREEQSKGKQKDGSPFGEYGGWYKACKVDSPTVTTTLKNLGALYRRQGKFEAAETLEEAALRSRKQGLDTAHKQRVAEVLGDPEVREKQRSRESLTSDTVKYESGPDGGEEVSMSVEWNGDGSGSLKRSGSFSKLRASIRRSSEKLVRKLKGGGLRENEPKNPGVFGTGFIELSL, encoded by the exons ATGCGTGAGGACATGTCGAGCGTGGTGTGTGTGAAGGAGACAGAGGGGCAGGGGGACCCCGGCGAGAAGCTGTCCCAAGACGAGCTGCTATGTCGGACACGGGAGGTCATGCAGGGGCTGGAGGCGCTCCGTGCAGAACATCAGGCCATCCTGGAGGGGCTGATGGGGACCTTGCGCTGCCTCAAACAAAGCCAGGAGGGTCGTGCTGTTGAGGAGAAGACAGCCATGATCCAACGCTCCATGGAAATGCTGGAGCTGGGCCTTAGCGAAGCACAG GTGATGATGGCTCTGTCAGGGCACCTGAGCGCAGTGGAGGCAGAGAAACAGAAGCTTCGAGCACAG GTGCGGAGGCTGTGTCAGGAGAACCAGTGGCTGAGGGATGAGCTGGCAGGGACCCAGCAGCGGCTGCAGAAGAGTGAGCAGAGTGTGGCCCAGCTGGAGGAGGAGAAGAAACATCTGGAGTTTATGAATCAGCTCAAGAAATATGACCAGGACCTCAGCCCATCA GATGATAAGGACTCTGATTCCAGTAGGGAGACACTGGATGATCTTTTTCCAGATGAGCAGGATGAGCCGGGTCCTGGCA tccAGCCTCCTCACAGCAGTGCAGTGGCAGCAGCGCAGCAGGGCGGTTATGAGATCCCCGCTCGTCTCCGAACCCTCCACAACCTGGTGATCCAGTACGCCTCACAGGGCAGGTATGAGGTGGCTGTTCCTCTCTGCAAACAGGCTCTGGAGGATCTAGAGAAAACATCTGGACACGATCATCCCGATGTAGCCACCATGCTGAACATTCTCGCCCTCGTTTACAG GGACCAGAATAAATACAAAGAGGCAGCAAACCTCCTTAACGATGCATTGGCCATTAGAGAGAAGACCCTGGGCAAAGACCACCCTGCG GTGGCTGCCACTCTGAACAACCTGGCTGTTCTTTATGGCAAACGAGGGAAGTACAAGGAAGCAGAGCCTCTGTGTAAAAGGGCACTGGAGATCAGAGAGAAG gTGCTGGGGAAGGACCACCCTGATGTTGCTAAGCAGCTGAATAATCTGGCCTTGCTGTGTCAGAACCAAGGCAAGTATGAAGAGGTGGAATACTACTACCAGAGAGCCCTGGAGATCTACCAGACCAAACTGGGCCCTGACGACCCCAATGTGGCCAAGACCAAAAACAACCTG gcTTCATGCTATCTGAAACAGGGGAAATTTAAGCAGGCAGAGACTCTGTATAAAGAGATCCTGACCAGAGCCCATGAGAGAGAGTTTGGCTCTGTAGACg ATGAAAATAAACCCATCTGGATGCATGCAGAGGAGAGAGAAGAGCAGAGCAAG GGCAAGCAGAAGGATGGCTCTCCGTTTGGAGAGTATGGTGGCTGGTACAAGGCCTGTAAAGTAGACAG CCCCACTGTGACGACCACGTTGAAGAATCTTGGCGCTCTCTACAGGAGACAGGGCAAGTTTGAGGCTGCAGAGACCCTTGAGGAGGCGGCTCTGCGCTCCAGAAAACAG GGTCTGGACACGGCGCATAAGCAGCGTGTGGCGGAAGTGCTGGGAGACCCTGAAGTACGAGAGAAGCAGCGGAGCCGTGAGAGCCTGACCTCTGACACGGTGAAGTACGAAAGCGGCCCTGACGGAGGAGAGGAAGTGAGTATGAGCGTGGAGTGGAACGGG GACGGCTCGGGCTCGTTGAAGCGCAGCGGTTCCTTTAGTAAACTACGAGCTTCTATCCGACGCAGCAGTGAGAAACTGGTCCGCAAGCTCAAAGGAGGAGGCTTACGAGAAAACGAACCCAAAAATCCTGG GGTTTTTGGGACCGGCTTTATAGAATTATCTCTTTAA